From Dendropsophus ebraccatus isolate aDenEbr1 chromosome 10, aDenEbr1.pat, whole genome shotgun sequence:
CTTTATGGGTCTAACAATAAAATTTTTGTTAGCAGAATTGAGAAACAGACAGATAACACAAGAACATAAGATAACGGACTCACTTGTCTCAGTGGAAACCATTGACTCTGGGCACAGAACACAGTCATAACAGCAGACGGGTTGACCTCTCCGGGGCATTTTCCAGTATCCTGGAGGACAAACGTCACTGCAGACCGATACTGGTAACTGGAATGATATATCATAGGGTCTTTGAAATTTCTTCAAATTTTattaaaagtttattaaatttatttttgTTGATTTAAAGTTACCTGTCCTCCAGCCCAGAAGATGGCGCTGTCATTGATCAAGAGCTTTTGATCTAAATAATCATTAAAGATCCCAACTTTCAAAAATTGATACCTGTTATCCTCGAAATGCAAATTCAGTATATCAAAGTGCCCGTAAATGTCTCCATTATTGTCAAATAACACTTCATCGCCAGCTGTATTCATGAAGTGGACTCTTCTCAAGTAATGAAAAAGCTGTTATTGGAATAGATTGATATATTGTTAGGTTAATAAGTGCGTCAATGGAGTCTACAAAGGCTCTTAAATTAAAATACATTTACCATCGTAACCATTGTAAAATATTGTGATTTGAAAGTCCATCAGAGGGGCCGGTGTTTCCAGGTCCAGTTGCATGGTGACAACTGGTGAATTCTCTGTTGTTTGGGTGAGCAAGCTGTTTAAATCACAGGCAAAAGAACATCTCTGAACAGAGAAATTGTCACTTAGGGGGGGCGGCGGGAGGAAGGCCCAGGCTGAACATTTGCAGCAAGGCCCACAAGGCCTTAGCTATGTCCGTGCCTTAAAACATtcccgttgttttaaaaaaaattataaaacctGCCTGATTTTTGTTAAATTaccattcaggctatgttcacactatgtaagtttccggccgtagcgcgttccgtgaataagcggccggagatttacgtagtttgcgtacaatggaaagtatacgatctatggctgcacagttcacactacataagaacttacgcccggatcgtatgcggcgccgtaaaaaatgaaccagaccattgtttcaggacggaaatgctgtaacttacgcccgtagcgtaacatgcggtcccgtacggagtggtgatttcttcaattttgcactttgatttgccaatccaaaaggttctgtggggtgtccgaggCTAGGCGAAGacatccaagtaaaagaccgctgtgagATCGCTACGTATGGCACTcgggaagcataagtagactacgggcgtaagtttgcggaccgtacgtagccggccgcaacttacgtaaattcccggccggagtttcacacgtatatgtccggccgcgtaaaatatgcggccggacatatacgtagtgtgaacatagcctcaaagtgactgaaaaagtgctctctgcttattgagtatgcaaaagaggagtccgtggagcctcattgaagagtctcaaaacacaggactagccagatatccctccgggaaggacctagccaagtggcagctcctgttaggaaaccaccaaatccaccatattaagtggccctataagtcagtgtaatgacaagggataaaccaaggctaggtaaccatccacagacagctgtttcggggtgttgcccctcatcagtgtggagcaggattctggctaggtgggagcaatgcctagtagagccataagagaaacagattgctgaactcagggagaacagccaaatgacaacactgccggctgctaatgaaagcgctcaatgcagtgaagtgcTAGGtgaattgccccctgggaaacatgagtatgcaaaagaggagtccgtggagcctcattgaagagtctcaaaacacaggactctCTGCTTATTGAGCTCCTGAGGGTGAGCCCCTTCACTGTGCACAACTGTTTTTCATTCACTCCATTTCAGGAGATTGGACCAGAGCTtgactgtttgccagtagtatacACATAAGGCCTtgtttcccttacttctctggcaaaTTGCAGCACAGCATATtcttctctgctatgccatgacattgtTCAAGAGGAATTGCACTGGATTGAACTCTGTTTTACactgtacactactatagatggcatttgGGGGTAGAAGAGGGTCACTGATTCACTGTGTTTGCAAGGTGATCTGTCAGCAGAAAGGAGGGAAACAGCAGCATCACATCAAAGAATATGTTACACTAAGCACCAAAGTGctactatcggcttctgattcccgctgtatgCAGCCTCCTTGAACAggttggatacagcctaaggaccacctggaaaactgggatacagcctatgccaatgtctgtatcccagttttccaggcattccgtaaggctgtatccaccctgttcacggaggctgcagacagcgggaatcagaagccgatttatacgaacccaaacctcggcaaattcactcatctctactgctgagaGACGAcggagaggaggagatgacacaggaacactgaggacatacagcagcaagtACTCTACTATATACAAAAGAAACAGTTGTCCTGGACCCTATGCATGATGGGAGGGAGGTGCTGATTTACTTTCAGGACACAGTGAAGCAGCCAGACTGGTTCCCCTTGCAGGTATACAGCCTAGGCTTTGTCTCTTTTTTTACGCTCTTCTCTTCCATTGATATTACTAGAATTGCTTCCTCAACTACTATAatgttaaaatataaaatattaagaGGCAAATTTACCTGCCATGGTTGTAGCTCATGCGTATTGGCACAAGATCTTCCATGGAAGGGTCCTTCACCAGGCCTACAGTGCAATAAGTTGTGGAGAGCGTGAGCAATGGCATAAAGAGCATTGTGGGCCATGTACACATATTGAGATGTTGGGTCATTGAATTCAGCCACTTCATTGGTCACTATCTTCTCCAGTCCTGTACAGGTCTTATTGACTTGTTTTAAATTTATGAAGTGGGTACTGACATCAGCCTCGGGCCACCTGCAGGTAAACAGGAACTCCCAAAAAGTTTTGGTAAGTGGCATCCTTGGGTATTTACTGGGATGGAACGTTTGTAGGAAATTGGAGAAATTGGGGGGAATCTTTTTATTCCTTGCAATTCCTATGGTGCCATTTAATACCGTCCAAAACTCCTTGTCGATAGCAGGTATAGTGTACCAAGCTTCTGTACCTATCCAGACTTTCCCATTAAGATTTTCTTGAAGGAGGTCGTGAAATATTAGTAAAATTTCTGCATTACTACAGTAAAGGATGACCACTTTGGCCGTTGATTGTCTGACAATTTTTACCGTCTTTGGGATTCTGTTGTTGATTGAACTAAAAGAGATTATTTCAAAGAATTCTATGCAGATTCCGTTCTTGATGGCTTCTTTCCTGAACTCCACAAATGCTTGTACATAATTATCTGTTGAAGAACCAATAACCCCTATCCACGTCCACCCAAATTTCCTACACAGTTCTATCAAAGCTTGAGGCTGGCTCCTGGTACTTACAGTAGTCCGTGTAAATGATGGGAACTCAAGTTTGTTACTCAAGGATGGTAGAACGGCCATGTAACTGACCTGAGAAAGACAAAATATTATTATGTGTTACCTTTGGAAACATGGGCAGAGAGAACCTGTCCTCAGATGTGGGTGAGGAATGAAACCAATAGGACTAGGGAATGCATCAACCTTTACTCATTTACTTACTCCCAACATTGTTCTCCTCTAAACTTTCCACAGACGGCCATGTGCCATCTAATAGAGGCTGGAGGCCATGTGCCATCTAATAGAGTCCTAACCCCTGGAAGATTCTTGAAATAAGAAACCCTATCTCAAAGTGGTTTTACCTCAGCTATGCCTCATAAGATGTTCCACAGTAAACAATTGCAAAGCCAGCCCTGGCTGTTGGCTTACTTGAGGAAACCTCCATAGACCGAGCATCCTCGCTATTGCTACTGATGAACTTGAAATGTCTCCAATGATCGCGGGTACAATGGACTCGGATCCACACTTGTAATTTGGGTTTTGGCTTCCATTACACGACATAGTCTGGAAAACGGCCTGAACAGAAGCTGATTCAGAGAAGCAAGAGTCAAACATTTGGAACCCCAGGGTGATGTTGGGTAGGAGATCTGGGTTCTCATTCACTTCTTTGACAGCAAAAATTACGGCCAGAATGGACTTGTATATTTCTTTGCTGAAcctgaaatgtatatatattttttttgttgtcatatatttatatatcatatTACAGGAATTACGAATAGTATGTGCTTAGGCTTTATATTTACTGGGAAAACCTTATTTTCAGTTTTAACCATAAAAATACACCAGGTTCAGaccctaagggccttattacacggagacATAAATGGCTGACAACTGAACTAACAGTGAATGCATTACCTCTTCGCGCTCCCGATCTTTTCCTGCTCTCTGCATGCATCCCGGCGCAGGCTGTTGCTTCAGCGCGGCCTCTCTGAGCCGATAGGCCtcatagccaatcactggctgcggtggtcccggccaTTGATTGGCGGAGAGGCCTGTCAACTCAGAGAGGTTGCACTGAAGTTACAGCCCACGCGGGGATGCATGCAGTGAGCAGGAGTGTGAAGTGTGGAGAGGTGATGCATTCActgtttaggcaagggctgcacggacatagctaacgatgtccctgctgcccttgctaaatgattgtaataggcccagtaaacaaacaGCGCTCGTTTACAAAATTGATCGAGcctgtataataggacccttagggggcagtattagaaCATGATGCTAGAGGAGACATATATTTCAAGTGTAAAGAGAACTTGAGGCACAATAGGAGGAAGCAGAGACAAGCAGACCAGGTGGAGACAAAAATGCCTCTAGGACATTTGGTTCTAGATGAAGGCACCATAACGATTTTTTGCTTTAGCACCCTTTCTCTACTATGTATGAAGAGataaaacctcatactcaccagTCACAAGGACGCAGAGGTGGCTGCTCAGTGAAGGTGGCCATGGGCTGAGTATATGACACAGTGATAGGGTTGATCAATCCCAATATGATATCTCCTTTCTCAGTGTAATCGGCCATAGCTCGGATGGAGAGAGAACAGCCGGACGTGGATGTCCCAACAGAGCGGAATGTTAAGGTCATAACATAGAGGTGAAAATAGAGACGCATTGTGGACCTGGCAAGAAGAACAAGGTCAACATTTACAGCTACCAAAAAGATGGAGGCTACTGGGACACTGGGCTGCTGGGAGtggactggagattattaaaccTCATGGTGTTTTCGCATGGAGGGGCTCCGTGCAGTCAGGATtgatgtagaggcagtgcgcctctacataaatcccctgagctctggagctgcagggacatttgtaagcctggcgtaaaaaacatcggacttcataaatgtcccccctggaCCCTAAACAACCCAAACTTTTAAATAACAAAACATTCATatacaaacacagagagaacttACAgtcagcggagcctggagcgcagcCTGTGAAGTCTGGattcatctctagtcctgatacAGAGCGATTTATAGTGTGAACGGTCAGTAGGGAAAGACTATCGTCGTCCTTGAGGAATTTTCCACCATATACTTAATATTCATAATTATAATTTCCAACCTATAATTATGTTATTTATCATAATTGTTTAAAATTTCATGAGATTGCAAATATAATCATTGCTGATGCCGAGGTGATGTCCGGATAATTTAATGACCCAATAGATTAAAAAGATTGGTGCACCCAACCCCCCCCTCCAAAGaaagaattaattaattaataaataataataggttcaaaacaataataataattttcataGATAAGAAAATTAAACCTTAATacataataaaattttaaaaattgtaaattaAACTTTTTAGCCAAGCTTTTAGGAGGTGTTGGGGCAGTGGTTATGTGAATAGGCGCCAGATGACCCAGAGAGACACCAATAAAGAGGATCATCTAATCGGCCAAAAAGCTCAAGAAACTCCAACCATTACCATGTCTACCATCCAGATCCTGGCAGCACCTTTATTACCCCCGTCTCTGCCCGGACCATCTCCTAGTTCTTAGCAGAAGGAAATTTGGTCCCACGGCGACCATTATGTATTCTGCCTATAACAGCAGCCTCTATGTCTATGTAGTGGACTGCTATAGACTGTGGCCGTATCATCTGTAGTGAGGAATCTAggttctgtttaaaggggttgtccggcgctaaaaaaaaaaaaaggggccgcgtcatcagccgctcagccgcgattggctgagcacagttatgctcagccaatcgcggctgagcttcggatgacgctgcagaggtcggccggcactcgggaagatccgccggccgcccgaagaagacgtcactgctgaggatcagagaccgtggtcggcacgtgacaggtatgtatagcgcaccacacctccgggtacacgggtgggggcggtgggacacggggaagggggccattcacagacataacatacattacaaagttgtataactttgtaatgtgtgttattctgtgaataattttttagcgccggacaacccctttaagatcggaTGATGGTCGGGTTGGAATATGGAGCCTTATGGTGAGCGCTTCAATCCTGACTGTGCTGTGTAGGGCCCAATGCCCTCTGCTGGTGGTAAGGGATGTGGGAAGGGaaggacacactgctctctgctggtgtgatgatgtggagaggacacattgccccctgctggtgtgatgatgtgtggaagacacattgccccctgctggtgtgatggtgTGAGGATAACTCTTTGcccctgctggtatgatgatgaatgaGCTATTTAGCACAgtggtcacccctagtagtgagATGAGGACACTGACAGTGATATGTACAGGCCATCCTGCATATGTTGTCTTTAATGGCACTGCTTTTTTACAATAGCCTTGGATCCCCACTTGTAATTTGGGGGTTTGGTTCCCATTAAATGACATGAAAAACCACCTGAAGGGAAAGAGGCAAGAGTCAAACATCTGGAACCCCAGCGTGATGTTGGGTAGAAGATACGAGTTCTCATTTAAAAATTTAAGTCAGGATGGACCTGTATATAACAGAGTCGAAcctaaaataataatttattgttATTGTATATTCATTATATTCCGGGACATACAAGTAGCATGTGCTTAGGATTTATATGTACCATACAGATCTTATTATAAATTCTACTCATAAAAATAGTCCTCCACTCTCAGACCCCTAGAGGGCAGTATTGTAATATGTTGCTGCCACAAAGATCTTTAACCTACCCTTGTGAAGCTACAAGCTCTGTATGATAGCTATGTATAATGCCCATGTTGTAGGGAGCATTGATACAGCATCCACAGAGGTATATAGGGCACAGCAATAGGAGGTCTGGAGGTATCAATCATATCCCTGCCTTAGTATTTAAGAGAGTCGAAAAAACACCAGTATAGCAAATGGTAGATGGGGACCCTGATGTAGACAGAGCCTAAAGTTATACCTCTGGCCCTCAGGTAGCCTAAGGGGTCATGGGCTTCTCTGATCGGTGTCACCCCATATGTAcagcgttaggctatgttcacacaacgtatgttttcgtaaaagtacggttgCAACAACGACGTACTTTGTACGagaacatacgttgccttgctttctatgggatcccggccggagcatatacacatagggtgTTAGTATACGGGCCAATGGgtgcccgataataactgtaaacgagcgccgatctgctagatcggcacttggttactgggcctattacacggcccgattatcgtttaacaagggctgcagggacatcgttaccgatgtccttgcagcccttgcttttactttatacattacctatccaggctgcagggctcctcttgcgctcttctCAGCGTGTCCCGcgagctccagcttcagagcggcctgtctcagctgacaggccgctcagccaatcactggctgtggcggtcccggcctgtgattggctgagcagcctgtcagctgagacaggccgctctgaagctggagcgcgcgggacccagggaaaaGAAGACCGCaataggagccctgcagcctggataggtaatgtaaatcatcAGTATCCGGCCGCACACtgcagtcggcgcccgacaattataggttcaaacctatatcaacgatcagccgatgatcgttatcaaaagttatttatttttcctgtttttaaaatattaaacATACGCTATTTTGTGTGCGGTATAAATAACATGACtattgtattctctgggtcactacgctTATAACAACACCaaatttgcatagtttttttttttttttttccttctaccactttggcacaatagaaactatcttcctggaaaaaatagtaaaaactgttgccacatcaCATGATCCATAGCGTTCCTATCGTTTgcacgacagagctggttttgggcttgaGTTTTGAGAGAACATATATtaaacatgtataatttttatgttttttttggtgGTTTTATGTAacggtatattatatatggggaatgtaatgcatttttattagagatgagcgaacctggagcatgctggagtccatctgaacccgaacgttcggcatttgattagcggtggctgctgaacttggataaagcgctaaggctatgtagaaaacatggatatagtcattggctgtatccatgttttccagacaacctcagagctttatccaagttcagcagccaccgctaatcaaataccgaacgttcgggttcggatggactcgaatccgaacccggttcgctcatctctaatttttattattgggggtctgggggggggggggtttaatatgttttggtgcaaacttttttttatcttttacactagtgtacaccaAGCAGTGATCTTTTgatactgtagtgcagtgtattgcctATGGGCCCTTGCATACTGAGGAAATCAGGCAGATAACTTGCCATGTAACTTCTTTAGGTGGACAGCAGAATCCAACCATCCAACCATAGCAAGTTATCCACATGActtcctcagtgtgcaagggccctatgtCAGCGTTGAGCTGATAGTCGGtctacacagccatgcctctGGCATATGCATGGCCTCTGGCATATGCCTGGCCtctggcatggctgtgtagaggctTCACATTTGCCCTTTACAAGGCCCTGGGATAGCCATGACGCTGATCGAAGGCCCGGCCCGAGGCCCAGGACTACCGATCAGGTCAGTATGCCAGCACCCGCCACCAGAACCCGTTACATGCTGCTGTCATGACTTTACAGTGGCATATAAAGGGTTAAAACTACCCGGAACAGTAACTCGACACTTTGGGTAGTTGCAGCAGAAGATCAGCTGTCACATTGTCCCCGCCATACAAAGCCGACGGGGACAGAATAAAGCCcagtagtgaccgccgtaaatAGCTGATAcgccggtcactaaggggttaatgttttagCTCAGTGATAGGTTTTCCAGAATAATATCCTGCTCTGGCTATGACATTTTTTTCAAGATCTTCTATAGGCTGCAAAATGTCAGAAAAAAACATTGATTAAAGATTGTACGAATATCAAGATACCTGAGTACagagaagtacagtacaggccccAACATGGCTGCAGCTTACATCTCTGTGTCCTCAGGAGACTCATAGGTGATGGAGATACATGGCAGAGTACagagaagtacagtacaggccccAACATGGCTGCAGCTTACATCTCTGTGTCCTCAGGAGACTCATAGGTGATGGAGATACATGGCAGAGTACagagaagtacagtacaggcc
This genomic window contains:
- the LOC138766359 gene encoding extracellular calcium-sensing receptor-like translates to MTGLMTLTFRSVGTFMSSCSLSIRAMADYTENRDITLGFINPISASYTQPPPRPCDRSTMRLYFHLYVMTLTFRSVGTSTSGCSLSIRAMADYTEKGDIILGLINPITVSYTQPMATFTEQPPLRPCDWFSKEIYKSILAVIFAVKEVNENPDLLPNITLGFQMFDSCFSESASVQAVFQTMSCNGSQNPNYKCGSESIVPAIIGDISSSSVAIARMLGLWRFPQVSYMAVLPSLSNKLEFPSFTRTTVSTRSQPQALIELCRKFGWTWIGVIGSSTDNYVQAFVEFRKEAIKNGICIEFFEIISFSSINNRIPKTVKIVRQSTAKVVILYCSNAEILLIFHDLLQENLNGKVWIGTEAWYTIPAIDKEFWTVLNGTIGIARNKKIPPNFSNFLQTFHPSKYPRMPLTKTFWEFLFTCRWPEADVSTHFINLKQVNKTCTGLEKIVTNEVAEFNDPTSQYVYMAHNALYAIAHALHNLLHCRPGEGPFHGRSCANTHELQPWQLFHYLRRVHFMNTAGDEVLFDNNGDIYGHFDILNLHFEDNRYQFLKVGIFNDYLDQKLLINDSAIFWAGGQLPVSVCSDVCPPGYWKMPRRGQPVCCYDCVLCPESMVSTETNSARCFTCPQDFWSNSKRTKCVPKVVEYLSYEEPLGLVLASLSIAFSITTMMVLIVFIRFRNTTVVKANNRNLSYVLLLSLIFCFLCSLVFIGCPIKLTCSVRQCLFGIIFSLCISCILAKTIIVVIAFKATKPGSNLRMWVGSKTTFLVMSMSTSVQILIILVWQIEFPSYLERNYDVPNGVILLECNEGSVVMFYCTIGYLAFLATISFVVAFLARNLPDSFNEAKYITFSMLTFLSVWSTFIPAYLSTKGKYIVAVEIFAILLSSFGLLCCIFGPKCYIILLRPSMNTKQYLMSKT